The window CAAATCACATTTAATGGTTTATTTAATAGTTTCATAGGTTTCATACCTGCTAATTATTCCCCCTAAGCCTGCCCAGCTCAGGAACCCAGTTTCCAACCAAAAGATCAAACGACACTGAAATTCagctttcaaaatttttattgagatgtTAGGGAGAAACAGCCAACATATACATGCCTCATTTCGTCATGATTGGCATTTTATGCACATGATAAGTTCTTCTCTGGCTTTGGTCTAACTTCAGGTCTCCTTGGCAGTCCCCCTTCTGTTCGGTTGCTGCCTGGTGTCGTTCAAAGTCCACCAGGGCAGAGCCCGCTGGTGGAGTCACAAGTGGGAGCGCAAATTGCGATTGGCTGTAGGGAAAGGACAAGCATGCAACAGGACACCAGTTAGAATAGTCACTGAAGATTCACGAACCCCATTCATCCTCTTCCTGCCCAGATGGGAACCTGGTTGAGAACGAAATTCTCAGGCTGAATTCAGGGTCCTATGAGAGCTAACTTCAAGAAGAAAGGCCCTCAGGACAACAAGGTCCCCCGTTTGACTCCTCTCCCACCCATCCCTCACTCACCATCGTCACAGCGTTTTCTACTCTTCAGGCTGCTCTTCCGATATTTTCTTTTGCTGCCACCTCTTTTGACTCCCTTGTGAGGAGTTCTGTTCTTGCCCCTCCTCATGCCCTGACTCTTTAATTTGCGGCTGGTCGACATTGTACTTTCTGCCAAGATGAGGGGCTTTGCAGGACCCAGGGGCCAGAGTCTGGCTATTTAAGGCCTTAGCCATTATGACTGTGAAGAGGGCGGGGCTTAGCAGATGGGCTGGGCTCCATTGTGATGTCACTAGGCTTTGTTACAGTTGGGTAATATATATGAAACTAGGTGATCCCTCCAATGCAGCTCAAGGCTACCCTCAAtgttgtagtctttttttttttttttttaatgataaatgagGTTTTCCAGATAGGTGTTACTGAGTACCTAAATTCCAATCCTATGTTGGGCACCTGGAGAGTACAAGAGGCATCAAAAGAGCTATCTCCTGCCTGTAGGGAATTTAATAGTTGGTGTGTATATGCATCATATTTAAGTCTCTCTTATGGCATTGGGAATTGACAATGTCTATAAGGACTTGACTCTAGCAAATCCAATTCAATATGACTAAAACataaatattctttctctttcatctaaATCAAATTTTCTCAACCCGAGCACTGCTGACACTAATTATGGGGGACTATCAttgctaaaaaaacaaaatttcactGAGTAAATTTGAAGATCTAATTAGCTTTATTAAATGATTCATGAATCAGGCAGCCATCTCACCTGGTGGACAGAGAGATACTCCAAGGGCTACACCACATGGAAGGCTTTTATAGTAGGGAGAGGTGGACAAGGAAAGGAAGTCATCAGTAAGGAAATAATGAGGGTTCattggaggaaagtgaaagttcaGGTGATGAAGTCTTCTCATTGGCTAAGCTGAGGCCCTTTTCATTGGCCGGGCTTGTTGCTGGGTGATGGAAGTCTTCCATCCTCCTGCTGGGGTAGTAGAGTAGTTGCACTTCCTGATGGGGTTAGTACCTGATGTCTTCCTGTTGGGGTCAGTAACTAATATCTTCCTTTTGGGGGTATTTGACCATAAGTGATAGGGGGTGAGAGCTCCCTCTATGGGCCTGTCAACTCCAATCTTTGTTGAGGTTTTCTTTTACTAATTTTCACATCGTCTTGTGTGCTGTATAACCTTTGGCAGCGTTCCCAGCCTGTACCAATTAGATGCCAGTAGAGCCCCTAtagctgtgacaaccaaaaatgtttccaaaCTGCCTGGGGTAGAGGGCCAAAAATCACTGCTGATTGAGAACCGTTGACTTAACCATTAAACAAAATTCAATGCACAAATACGAGCatgggcagcaatggagaaacagacatagagaatagacttatggacatggggagaggggaggagagggtgagatatatggaaagagtaacgtggaaacttacattaccacatgcaaaatagatagccaatgggaatttgctgtatggctcacgaaactcaaacaggggctctgtatcaacctagaagggtgggatgaggagggagatgggagggaggttcaaaagggaggggatatatgtatacctatggcttattcatgttgaggtttgacagaaaacaaaattctgtaaagcaattatccttcaattaaaaataaattaattaaaaaagaagaaacattcaatgcacaaatatttattgatcatgtTGTATGTGCcatgcacttcagttcagttcagtcgctcagttgtgtctaactccttgtgaccccatgaattgcagcactccaggcctccctgtccatcaccaactcccagaattcactcaaactcacgtccatcgagttggtgatgccatccagccatctcatcctctgtcgtccccttctcctcctgcccccaatccctcccagcatcacagtcttttccaatgagtcaactcttcacatgaggtggccaaagtagtggagtttcagctttagcatcattccttccaaagaaatcccagggctgatctccttcagaatggactggttgaatctccttgcagtccaaggaactctcaagagtcttctccaacaccacagttcaaaaccatcaattctttggtgctcagcttctgTGAAAAGAGTAGTGGGTAAAAACAGACCTAGACTCCATGTTCACAGAACTTTCAGCCTAGTGGGGGAGAAAGCTATTCATCATACATCTACACTAATCAGTGAATGATTGCTTCTTAACATGGTGTAAACTGAGGTTGGAGAGAGGAGCAGATACCAGACAAGCTCAAGTACTTTGGGAAGCCATGGAAAAATGTTTAAGAGAATGATGTGATAAGATTAGATTGGGGGATGGATTGATGGGGAAGTGAATAAAAGGAAGGGCCATTACCAATAGTGGGAATTCAGgacagaaatatttgaaaatgaaaagctaTTTTAAGCCTGGCCCAGTGAGTATTGATTGGAGACAAAGACTTGGTGATGGATTGGATTTGGTTGGTGACAGCAGGGGGTGTCAAaggtgtgaattttttttttttttccttctatgtgATGCAGCTATCTAGATGTTAGAGTTACACCCTGGGATAAAGGCCAAGCAAGAGGGCAGTGAAGATCATGGTTTTGGTCTAAGACATTTTGGGTTTGAGGTGTCTTTGTGAGTTCCAGATAGAGATACTGAATGATTGTTGGGTATATGGGTCTAGAGCTCAGAGTAAAATCTGAGCAGCAGATATCCACTATCCCCAACTTCCCTGATAATGGACTCATCAttcaaccttttcttttttctctttatactttATATTAAGTCCTTTTGAAAAAACTCTCAATAGAGCTTGATAACCATACATTCtgtccctccttttctctcccttgCTATCAGCTTCATTTAAGAACCAAGCACTTTTGCATGTAGGAGGTTTTTAGCAAATGCTGATTGAATGGAAGATAAAACGAAGTTCAAAGGCCactctttgtatttcttatgtctGTAGATAAGATGGCAAGTAGTGTTTTAAAACACAGCTTCCTTGAACAGCCATTATAAGTGACATCTTCCGCTTTTGCTGTTTCTAGACAGTTCTCTCTGGAGACCTTCTGTTGGACACTTTTATTCAGTCAAAGGAGTGAATAGAGCTCTACAAAACAGGCTGTTACCTTGCCTCCTTGTATCTTGGGAACCTTTCTGTCTACTCCAGCTTAGCTGATCTTCCTACAAACAAGCTCTATGAAAGTAGGAATCTGAAAATTATATTCAATGCTATATATTTCCAGGGCATTGAACAGTTCAGCCACAGGATTGGAGCCCAATAAGGATTTGTGGAATCTTGGCTGAATCAAAAATCTTATTGTCCTGACTGTCTGAttcccccctcctctccccatTTTGTCCCATGTTCTCcaaggaagacttccctgacTCCAAATTTTCATTGTCTTTTGAAATTTGTTCATAGTCTATGGTCCTATAATGTCCTCAGTCTAGAAAATCAACTCTAATTGTTTGAAACCTTGTTTTGTGCCCACATTGTTGCATCATGTATGTGAGTATGACCTCAACAGAAGCCAATGTGACTTGTTTCTAGTCTGGACTGTGCCACAGACATCACTTCTCTGGACTTCAGCTCTTATTTTGTACATAAGCTGGTTGGACTAAATGGCTTCTGAGCTGAGCTGATTTTTGTGGTAGGCTCCTAGTAGTTTGGTGttattgttgttcggtcgc of the Bubalus kerabau isolate K-KA32 ecotype Philippines breed swamp buffalo chromosome 3, PCC_UOA_SB_1v2, whole genome shotgun sequence genome contains:
- the TNP1 gene encoding spermatid nuclear transition protein 1, which encodes MSTSRKLKSQGMRRGKNRTPHKGVKRGGSKRKYRKSSLKSRKRCDDANRNLRSHL